The genomic stretch ATGGACCGGGTCGTGGTGGTCCCTGTGGGATCGGCTGTGTTGAAAACCGACACACGGAAGGCTGTGGGAGAGATGAGGACCGTCTGGATCGGGTGGACTGACACGTCTCTCCACATGATACAGGAGCAGGCGTAGTTGACTCGATTGACCGGCTCGGCCTCCCAGACAGCTGGCCGCGCAACAGCGGGCGCCTCTCCTTCTGCGCAGTACTCGGCCTCGGGCGCGTCACTGCGCTTGGCCTTGGGAACGAAaaaggttggcgaggaggtgatggttcCCGAAGTGGacgttgtggtggtggtcgtcgtGGTGGTAGATGGGTTGCCTCCGTTCAAGAGGACACCCACACACAGACGCGCACCCAACACAAGGTTGCTGCAGAACCGGTTGATGCCGGGGTTGAGGTCCCGCAGCTGGCTGAAGGTGAGGCCATACGCCGAGTAGATCGAGTAACATGTATCCCCAGCCGCGACAACGTGGACTCCGCCGCAGACCAGTGTCGAAGTAGCCGACgtgcttgtggtggtggtggaagaagtcgtggtggtgctggtggtgctggtcaCCCGGACATCAGGGAGAGTCGTGGTTTCTGTAGTCGAAATAGTCTCCCTTTGCACTCCAAAGCTAGCCAGGTCGAAGCTCAGCGTGATGGTTGAGGTCCTGGTCCGGGCATAAACAAGAGAGGAGCAGTATCGTACCGCGTCGAGCCAGTCCTGGTTGACAGCCTCGCGGAAGCGAACTGCCCGGAGCAGACGATCATTCTCGCAGACCCTGTTGATCTGGGTGAAGGTCAAGGGGTCGGGGTTTTGAGCGAGGGCTGAGCCCACCAGCACCGTCCAGGATACTACAAGCTGCGTCAATTTCATGTTGGCTTCGTCCAGGTGTGTCTGATCTGGGCTGGGGTGAGATGactggagagagagaggttaCAAGAAGACAGCGTGGTGTTCAAACATAAATCATGGTTTCGGTTCTGATGTTGATGCAAGCTGGAATGCCCAACAGTCGCGTCGCGAGTAAACAAATTTCGTTGACTCCATTCCAACATGACTCCCTCTGCTGAGACACTTTCCAAAGCTCGGGACACCCTGTCTGTCCTCCCTTTTCAAAAGACGTGTTGGTATCATGAAATTGCACCACAGActcttggtggtggcatgCGATCTTCTCTTGAATTGTCTCAACTTCTCCCTGTGCCTTGCCAGCTCCTGTAAAGCTCAGCTTGGTGTCTTACTGTCATTAGGGTCAAGAATTTCCATGAGGAGAATATGATTTCACTACTTTCTGGCAATAGATCGATCGGTAGTGCCCAGACTGCCTCTTCCAAAACAGCTGTTGGGCTGGGTGTTCCTTGCACCCGTCAGTAGCAACAATAAGGGTAGCCATCGTTATCATGTTTCAACATCAAGCGATGATAGAGATCCACATATCCCCAGCAAATTAACACATCATATCATTACAACCGCCCCATTCCCACCGCTGATCACTGCCTGCCATACCCAAACCTCGCCTCGTGGTCATATATACTCGGCATATTGTACAGCTCAtgatcctcctccgccgccttggGCTTTCTAGAACTTGTACACCTCCACAAGCAAAAATAGAGGGGGACCAACAGTATAAACATGCCCCCTGCCAGAACTGCAtaccccaacatcaccaaccttgTCTGTTCCGACAGTTTcagcccccttttttttttttttttttccatgtTAGCATTCGTCCAAATTTCACGGCCATCACGCAAGCACTCACAATCCATTATTCACCAACAACGCGacccaaatccccctcccaccccaagcGTGCACCTGCTTCACCCACCCTCCattcccaaccacctcctgcCCCCCCGCTGCTCGCCTCCtgacccaacccccccatccaaccatgaccaccatcaccgccacagtcaacaaccccaaaacctgGTGCCCTGTTCCCATCTTGCTCGTAAGAACATGCTGCCCACTGATGACAAGCCCCGGCACCATCGCGCCCAGGGTAAACAGAAAGTAGATACTCCCAGTCGCAACATGCAGCTTGGGCCACTTCCTCCCCAGGAAAGCCGCAACAAGATTGTCGAATGGTGCGATGGCCAGGGCCACAATCGCAAACAGGATCCCGTGCGCGGTGGCGGCTTTGTTGCTTGActttttgagggaggggtcaTCATCCGGGAAGGTGACGTGCTGAGTTATGTTTCTTGGTGTCCCCACCCCGCCGGGGCCGGTTGATTTGGAGATGTCGATGTTGAAAATGCCGTGGGCGACGTGGCGTCGGATGCGGGCGTCGAGGTCGTCGGTGGAGAAGGCGCCCGAGTTGGGGCCTACGGCGAACATTATCGGTGCggtgggggtgttgttggtcgggatgggggggttgaagggggcgGATTGGCTTTGGAGGTTGCGGCAGCTGTGGCATGTGCCGTTGGCCGTCATTTGGCCTGTTTTTGGGGAGAGCTCGCTGCCAGGGTGGAGGGTGAtgcggaggggttggtgggttggttcCGTGTTGCCGCTGGTGAAGGGGTTAGTCGACGATTATGAGGTGAGGAAAATGTGTGGAGGGGGGTCTACTTTGTGAACCGTGGGCTGACGGTGACTGATTTGCGGTCTGCAGATGGGTACATCACCAAAATTACCGAGTTTGCCATGCTGGACCCGAAGCCAATGGCCGAGTATTGATACCAATCTGGAGAGCTGACGTAAAAGTTGATATCGTTTGAGCCATCGtctgggaggttgatggaaaTGATGGTGTTGGCCTCAGGGATAAAGACATTTGAAGCATTGGTCTGACCCAAGACGAGATGTAATTGTGAGATGAGGTCTGTAGGTAAATAGGTTAGTTCAACACCTGCAGATCCAAGCTGTACAAACTTACAAAACATGAGCCATAGTAGTGATGAGGCCATATTCGCTTTTAACCTGTTGCCAGGAACTTGAACACCGTGGAGAACGACCAAGAGAAATGGAGACTCAAAGAAAGAGAACTCCGGACCACATCATgtattatcatcatcatcaagatgGAAATGGCCGTGCAAAACAATGCAACCATGCAGATGTGCTTGCCGTCGGGATGTAGTTGTCGGCGGCTAACATCTCCAGCTCTCCCTTGTCATTGGCTAGCCCTGTACTTGGAAGCGCTGCGCGCACCGTGACGGCAATACGCCTAGCACTTGCACCCCCAATCAACGACCTGTCACACGCAACCCCTTGGTGACAAAGGCCCAAAAATAGGCAAGCGGCAGTTGCCGGCTTTTGCAACTGGTGAAACTTATTAGCATCCTAGAAATGGCCCAAGCTAATTTTCCTTTCAAGGTATCCAAGTCTAGAGAACAGATGGTGTGAATTTTCCCATGACAGGTTGGTTCTACAAAATGTGTAGAAGTTGTTTAAAAACTCATTTAGAAACGGACTGGGGTGGAGCTCCGTATTgccctacctacctatcctcTGAATACTGGAACCAGAAGCTTCCAGGGCGTGCATTGCTTGACTGCCAGTAATCAAAGAAGGAAACAACTGAGATACCCACGATAAACACAAGTGCTTAAACTATTCTAAGCTCTATGcttcaccccccccccaaaaaaaaaaaaaaaggatgtCGTTCAGATCATGTTTTGTTTATAACAGTGGGGTTTGCCCATGAGCCCCTAAAGCATGAACGACCCTAACTCTAAATCTCCCTTTAGTGACAACCAGAGTCTAATTTAACCACCTGCTAGACTCTCAAAGCAACTATTCAAAATCATTTTAACGCAATTTAACCTAGAGGATGTCTGGATTAACAATTAAAACCACTCTTGACAACCCAGGCTGAGAATTATgtaaaaaaactataaagCCGGTTTGCCAACATCATACGTTAGAATCCAAGCAAGACATTTTATTTTAATGATTTGCCACTTCTCACGAGTATCAAAAGTATCATGGGATTTTAAGAGAAGAAATGTATCTTAATACTGGCAGAAAACAATGTGGGCACATGTCAGCTGTGACAAAATGATTCTTTTGAAACAAAGCATGTTAGAACAAGTCTCACGCAAAGTCGTTCAACGCCGGAAATGATCTCCCTTTATCTCATAGAGGTATTTGCTGCACAAATTTGCGTCTTGCATATCTAGGGACGAGAATCTATAGAGTCTAACAACTTTGGTTATTTGTAGTGCTTAGGTAAATGAGTAGGTGTAACCTTTCGCTCATTCAAAGTAGATCGCGATTAGAAACCTACATCATCCACAAGCAAGTAAATACAGAAACATGGTTGTATTATAAAGGTCAAAAACAATTTGATACATCAAGCCTTCGGGTTTGCACTGGTAGCATGGCAGAGTCTTGGATCCAGAACCGATTAGTGCCAACGTTTCACCAGGTCCTATCATTTTCCATTTTCGTTGACACAACAGCACCATATGACTCGCATCTTGCATTAGCCGACCGATTTTGTGCTGAAAGACAGCCGACGAGCCTGAGAAACATAACAGCTGTGAGGAAATAACTGGTCAAATCTGGGTCGAGCTAGCTGGTCTGCGCTGGGTTCTGCATGTTGTGTGAGGTGGCGGGAAAGACATCATTGACCGCTTGTTTTGGATTCTCTGGACAGCAACATCCCACCTAAAAGGTCTGCTGCCGTTCTCAGTTTTGAGCAAAAGGATCACATGATTTGCTATCCTACTTTTGCTGTTCTCCATTGGACTTGTGTCGGTTATTGCACCTTGCCACCCGGTTACTTTAACCTCTTTGCGGTATCGCCACGCTGGCCTCCAAGATCACCCAAAAGACAAGTTGCCGTAGTTCCGACCGGATCCTGCACCCTTTGGGCTTCAGGACTGGAACTCAACAGCTCTGCATTGTGGTGTAGGGTTCCGCTACCCTCACCCACACAGACGTTTAAGTACCATGTGAGCCTGACTGACACCATTCTCATAGAATCATTGGCACTCAAAAGTGGGTTAAACCtgtattatattataaaccATACCTCAGAAGTAAATTTATGGTCCTTTAAAGTGTCTTTAAAGGCCCATGTACTTTTTTTCAACGCATATGAATTAGCTGTAAAGGCCCAACGATTATCCTTCGAGGTGTggtttataatataatatgGGTTCAATCCATTTTTGAGTGCCAAtgattttgtggtgagggtgcctGAACGTGGGGCATATGGAAACCCGACGGTGACCTGTGCATGACTTTTCCCATTATTTTGCTGAGGTTCTGATCATCGTCGAAGTCCAGAACGCGGCACCTTTCCTGACCTGAACCCAGCCCAGCTACGTCATCAAGGAAGATGGGGTCGTTCGGCAAAGTGGTCAGCTGGTGTCTGTGATCCTTATTTCCATTGGGCATTGACCCGAGTTGATACATGTAATTATTATCTGACAGTGAACCTTTCGGCAAAATGACAGATAACCATAGAAAACGCAAAATAAAAAAGCAGCAAAacaccaaagccaacagAGGAGATCATGTCTCATGGTATCATAAGTTCATCAAGCCAGCAGTACACGGTCCTGAGACCACTTTGAGTCAATCTTTCGCCCGCGCCTCCTCCTGTCATGCGCCAAAAAACACTAATTTTTATGCCGATACATGTTGTTCGAAATGAAAGCGTCACTCGAAAGGCCTTCGCTCGGGGGCGAAAACCTCGGGAGCGCAGCCGGTAATGTGCAAACAGGGAGAGTCTAGCACCCAGACAACGTGTGCAATGGCCACGCATTTTTGATGAGGGGATGTGTTAGGCTCGATCTGTTGTCCACGCCTCTCTAGAGTCGTGTTGAGAATCAAGTGTTGGCATGCCCGGCTTACGCGGGTGTGCATCATATTAAAGAATACGAGGATGCGGTGGCGGAGTATAAGTTCTGGGTCATCCGAATAGGAGTGTTTCCCGACTTGTCGGGTGGCTGTGTGTCTCGAAAACACATCACGCCGATGGGGTAATTGTGATACGGAACAGGTCGCGCTTTAGCTATGGTGTGGTGATTAGTTCCTGATAGTGAACAGATGATTGACAGAAATTGAGGCCTACCTGGACCGCCCAGCGTCCACTGTATTCTGTGTCGAGATACTGCTTCAACTCGGTGGATGTTACTCGGTTGACAGGGACAGTGTAGACACCGTCTGTGACTTGTTCAACCCCCTTGATAGGTGGTTGATTTCGTACTCTAGGGGCTGAGGGTTTAGACATTGGGATGAGATGAAGCAGGTCGGATCAAAGCAGACAAACAGAGAAAGAGGGTGGAATGGGTGATGCCAAGAAAGCGGATGCCTTGAGAACCCAGAGATGCTTGCTATCACACCAAGAAAACATGAACGAAGAACATGTAAGGACAAGTGTGCGCAGAGGCAGAAAACAGTTTATATAGAACATTTGTGGTCGTGTCGCCCCTGGACCACCAGATGAGACACAGTACATCCCTGGATGGACCTAGGTTCAATCCGACCAATAGCGTTCCTGTTTGGCCATCATCCACAAGGCGACCGATGCAATCGTGGCTTGGGTTTTTCTCAAGGCGAGGCTCCGGGCCTGAGGTTGCCAATGGTGCCTGCATGAGGAAACTGCAGTTTCTTGCTGTTGAATGTGCCTCTTTCTCTTGCCACTGCGCGCAGTTATTTAGGAGCGCTTATCCCGGTTGCCGCGCTCACGTTGTGctcgccttctttttctcattTGAATCGAGTGGACTCTTGTATCCATGAATTTGTTGGTGCTGCACTTTTAAGACAAGCACTTGTCTGCATTGTCTGCAGTAAACCGTCGCCAAGCATTGTCCCTTCACcagccatcttcctcctcgctggCCAGCTGAAGCGCTGCCTCGCCTTTGGCGCTAACACTCGCCGCAAATCATCTACAGCTCCGCGCACAGCACAGAGCTCCACTCTGTAAAAGAATAGAAGGTTCGTGTATACCTATCTACCAAAGAGTAGGGCTTCCTTTTTGCCTGGTACGCTGACCTCGGCCTCCAGACCGCAATGCCTCCAATTCCAAACGTTCACGTGGTGTATGACAACCGGCGAGTCCACAGGATTGATGACAGGGGCAATGAGGCTTGGTCCTACAAACATGCTCGGAAACGCAAGACAATCAAAGTCTCCGAACAGAACCCAGAGATTATCCGACACATCAAGGACCGTCTCTACAAGACAGCCCACAAAAACAAAGGCTTCCTTGGGTCCCAAGATCGTGGAATGAGATTCGTTACTCGTGCTCAGTTtgacaacatcatcacaccCGAGGCTGTTCTTCAGGTAGTCGCCAAGCTGGCGTGTTACCAAGGCTTGACAGCAAGGGATCATATGCAAATTGCCCAAGATATCTACTGGGGCACAGAAGATGGACGCCGCTCGCCCTGTCGCCGACTGCTTGCTTCCCTCATCGGGACCGGGAATTCAGAAGCACTCGGCAGCATCAAAACACTGATCGATGAAGGCCTCAGTGACACCTGTCTTCCCCTCCTAGTTAAGGAAGTCATGGAGGAGGACACGCTGATATGTGCTCACCATGAACACCAACATGCCTCCATAAACGATATGGACCTGGAGTCTCGAGAGACTTTCACCGCCCTCTGTCGATCCTTTTCAGTGCCCTTCATCAAATGGAAAGATGGCGGGAAGCACTGTCACTACGTTTTGAAAAGCGGCGGCCCTCTTCCTATGAGAGGGCCACTTCCAATGGAGAAAAACGACAAGATGAATGAGGAAGGAGACTTTGGTGAGGTCTTCAAAGTTGAGATTGACCCAGGCGACAGGGACTTCGACCCAGAGGTAAGTGAAACTTCAGATTTTACATGACTGAACGAACGTTCAAGAAACTGATACTCTGAGGCAGAAAAACACCAACTTTTTTGCTTTAAAGAAGCTTAAGAAGCATGGTGACTCGAATGGCACTTCTCGTGCGGACGAGTTCGACCTGGAAATCAGGTCGTTGATCTTCGCCGAGAGTCGAGCTTTGAAGGTACCAGGCCCGGATGATAATGGGCAAACGAAAAGGCACTTGATCCAGCCCCTTGCAACATTCGAGGTGTACGATTCCACCGATCCAGAGCCGACATTCTACTTTCTGTTCCCACTGGCAGATTGTAACCTAAAGCAATTCTGGGAGAAGAAGCGCCACGATGCGACAAGGGAAAAGCATTGTGGTTGGATGGTTGAGCAGTTTTACCTACTTGCCAAGGCCCTGCAGTGCGTCCACAATGAAAGGTCGCTGATGTTCAGGTCAAAGAGAACTGATTCCAACGTCTTTTGCCGGCATGGAGACATCAAACCATCGAACTTCCTGTTCTTTGAGGACTCTCAACCCGGCGGTCTGGGCAggttggttttgggtgaCTTTGGGATGGGTAGAATTCACCGCAAAGGATCCAGATCAAGCCAGCCGGCAGGGGAGAGAATGGCCACGCTTTCTTATCAAGCACCTGAGTTTGCCAAACAGGATGTGGTGTCTCTCAAGACCGACATCTTCAGTCTCGGATGCGTTTATTTAGAACACATTACGTGGCTTCTGATGGGCTTCGAGGCCTTGGACAAGTTTGCAGACGCCAGACTCGAGACAGATCCCGTGTATGGTTTCGAGACAGATACCTTTTACAACGTGTCACAGTCCAAAGATTCCGTGTGGCTCAAGGAGGGTGTCAAGCGTTGGATCAGGGACCTGAAGCAGCACAAAGACTGCGTGGAAGTTGTATATGATCTGTTGGAGATCATCGAGCACAACATGCTCGAAGCAAACCACCAGAACAGGATCAACTCGGTAATGTTGGCTAACAATTTGGAGAAAGTGTGGATCAAGTGGCAACGTAAGGATTCCCTCTACGGCGACAGGCACTGGAGAGAAAGTGAGATTGGTTCCAAAGCAATCAACAGGCCCAATTCCAGTGCTAAAGTGCTTGCTATTTCCAAAGAGCTCCTGTGGAAGCAAAAGGCTAACCGCGCGTCAAGACGGAAGATCGCTGACAACACCACTCCAAACGACCACCAGAACCTTCCGGTAAAGGAAATAACTACAGTCGAAAATCCTTCTGGTCGCTTCGCCCTCGAAAGGGGCAAAACTTTCCACTGGACAATGGAGCTGGAACTGCAGTCTGAAGATGATAGCGGCAGCGATCGTGAACTTTCGGCAGAGAGGGCAGAGGATATAATGACGAGAGTGCGTGCTTTGCGTCGAATCAAGGCGCGAGAGCGAAACGATCAGGTTGTCAATCGGTTTCAGAAGATGGACGACATCTCAAGAAGCGAAGGTGAGCCTGGTTCAACCGGCAGCCGATAATGACAGAACGCGGTTCAACACCACAATGTCGAGAGAGAGTGAATTGTGAAGAAATGGAGGGCTCGCCGTTCAACCTCGGTATTTGTAATGTGTCCGAATCTGGCTCTCGACGTGTTCGAGCATCGTCTTGGGAATCATCAAGGTTAGTTTTCGCCGTCCTCAGACGCAAGTTCTGTACTCACATCGCTCAGTGGTTCAGGTAAACTAAGGATCCAACGGTTGTCTTTCACCTGTTTTGTGCATATTAGCTTCCAGGAGTTGAAAAAGGGGCACAAATACATACGAGATAGGGgaagagggttagggttattaTATGTCTGAGGTGGAAGCTAAGGACAGAAAATGCGCAGATGCTTTACCTTGACTGCGTAATTCCCAGATGGATAGGCTGCATCAAGCCAGCTCTTCAGCTTTCGCGGATCATTGTACTTTTGTCGCATAACATGTTCGTACAAGGGTTGACAAGATTGGTGCCGTCCCATGGCGCCACGCGTGCTGGCACAGCAAGAagggttgggtttgttgggtGTTGAAACGAATGCCTGATTAGCCTGTCATGGAAATGGAAGAAAGGAGAGCACaggaagatgggggagaAAAGCCCAACTCAAGATCACATGTGTCACTTAAGGTAGCCAGTCCTCAAGCTGAGTCTCACACCGCTCCACAGAAGCTGCTGCTTTCCGGGCAGTGGAACTCTAGGAAACCAAGTTGTATGTTCTGTCCACTGTTTTGGCCCACCGAACGCAGTTCATGTGGTTCAGCGTCGGTTCATGTGTTGGACATGCATCTGACCCCGCACTATCTCGCCTCTCTTGCCCTGGCATTCCGGGCGTCGCGTCGAGTGGTTGGGATGCAGCTCAGGCATTCCATAAAGCGCCGAGGCGTATCTTATCGATCATCCCTTATGGTTGAACTTTCCTCAGGTTCAAATCATTACCGAGTGAAGTGCGAACTGCCCAGGTGTTGGAAATGGGTAGGCTCCAAATGTTTTGGACGGCATGTTTTCCGTGCTCGGTAGGTGGTGCTCCTCCGGGTGAGGTGGCTGAGTTCCGTGCACCGATAACCAATCACTGTGCTAGCCAACCTGGGCGACTTCAGGCGCAATCTAATCTACGCAGGGCTTTCTGATGGGTAACCTTATTAGTGGGGCGACACAAGACTGTGGCAGTGCCAGCTCCCGACGATGGGCTGATGAAAAACAATGCATCTTGTTTGTTGGACTTTTACGTTGTGCTCTGTGCATATACCTTGTCTCTTCCTTGCTTACCCTTGACTATTTCCTACCTAGTTCATCCAACCAACGGCAAGGTGAACGTGGCCGTCATAGAAAACACCCTTCTCAATGGACTGGATCAACCCCGACTCTGGTTTTACCAACCATGATTTTACTGTCTTCAGTTACCCATACGTGCACGTCCCTGCCCGAGATCACCACACCAAGGAAGCAGAACTAGACAGCAACAGCGACCTCTTCAGTTTAGGACCCGAGCCTGAGCAGAGACAAAGGGCGGTAACAATATGGAAATCCGATGCAGATGAAGTTTGTCTTTGCGATACCCCTATAACAGCCTCCACGACAGATCACACTGACTATCTTCTTATTTCAGGTCTCATTGCGAGATCAAGTCACCAGGGACGTGGGTCAAGAACAAGTCCTCAAAAACAACCCCGTATGACCCCCCACTATTATCATCACTTTAAAACTGTGAGATGTTTCATACTTATGACCATGTTCAGGAACTCTGGACTCTGATTGAGCAAAAGGTACCGGGGACTTACACACTCATATGTCCCAGAGCCCCAGAAGTCTTTCCAGGTCAACCTTCCCTCATTACCGACCTTCCCTTCTCTGAAGACATCTGGAAATATGTAACGGACAAATTCCACGTCCACCGAAACATCACACGAACAATTCTTCGTAATGTGGCATACTTCTCAGCCATTCGTCATAGGCAAGAAGACTCCGGGCAATTCAAGATATGTCAGTGCTGCTTTTGTCCTGCAACTTGATACTTTCATCATACTCACATCACATAGCATACACTTCACAACTTCATCCCTTCCGGATGACATCGCGCTATCCTCCACTTACATCCCTTCTCTCGGctccaccttctccatcaTCTACGGCAGTGATGAATCCCAAATGGAAGCCGCGTGGCAACGACTTCAAGAGTCAGCCCCCTCCCATGCTCATAGACACCCACTGTTGATGCTGGGAATCGTCGCCAAAttggagagggaaaggcTTGTCAATCTGGCTGAGAAGCTAGCCGACCAGTTCACCTTGTCATCTGACTTCTTGACAGAAGATGACAGCAGCAGTGAGGGTGGGCAGGGTTCGATAAAGCATGCCAAGATGCAGGAGTACCTTGGAATATGCCTCATGAGTAGGAACCTGGTAGATCACATCCGGAGCACGAAGAGGCAGCTGCTCAAAGTTCTGATTGAGCTTGATCAACTGGAAGAGTATTGGTTGTCCAAGTCTTACGAGGATGTCTTTTGCCAGCGGAAATCTCAGCATAAaaaggttgaagaaggcgcCCGTGAGGCTGCTGAAAGCGAAGGAGAGAGCAAGGCTCTGTTGAACGAGGGGCCAGAACTCGGAGACAACGAGACCTCATCCAAGGTTCTTCTCGAACAAGAGAGAAAGTCTTTCATCCGAACAAGCAACAAGATGCGTCAGCGAGTCCGCGACATACTGGATGAATACGACGACAAGGTCGATGAGTGCAAAACGATGACACAGAACTTATCCTTGGCTATGCAGGCCGTAAGTGCCCTTCATATATCGCTGCAGCAAAGTCGATCGTCAAGAGCTGACCATGTCCCCTATCAAACAGGCCTGGAACCAGACCGCTCGCCAGGATGCCGCAGTCAATGCCAGGATAGCGCAACTCAACACTACGATAGCGCTAGAGACAAAGTCTGAGAGCGCCATGATGAGGAGCATCGCCCTACTAACAATGATATTTTTACCACTCAGCTGCGTTGCTGTAAGTCCTGCCTCGGCAATTTTTCCCTTATTCGAATGCCATTTAACTGAGGCGCATGCAGTCTGTCTTCTCAACGACGCTTTTCAACTGGAGCCCAGGGGAAGGGGAACCCGTCGTGTCAAAATATATCTGGTTTCTAGCTGTCATTGCCATTGTCCTCACACTGGCCGTGGTGTGTATATGGTACCTTTCTACAGacagggagaagaagagggacaGGGAGCGGGTCAAGAGCTGGGAGATTCCATTACCAGGGGAAATGGTTTGATATCCATAGGAGCAAGAGTTCAGGGGCGTGTTTGGGCGCCAGGCTGTAGATAACATAATTTAACTGGCACCACAAATGAGTCAACGCAGAAGACGATCCTGAACCATTCTTCAGATAATTAAAACTGGTTCAGAGataacgtacattataagcgagtgcACCATATAAGCGAGTGCACCACTTTTTAACCGACGCACCATCCTTCCACGCAACATCAACTTTTTCTACACAACCCAATATGCCTCCTACTTTAAAGGAAGCCAGGGTGATTCTAGCCCTCGAAGCTCTTGAAAAAGATAAAAATCTCAGCCTCCGAGCCGCAGGAAAGATCTACAACGTCCACCATACGACTCTCTTACGACGACGCGCTGGCCGGCCTATACGACGCGATACTACGCCcaaatcgaagaagcttacttaACCCGAAGAGAATgctattatttaatatattattaagctatataCGCGAGCTTTTCCACTAAGATTGCGTAGTGTGGAAGATATAGTTAACTAACTGCTACGCGTACGCGACGCGCTTCCTATTAGCAAGCTCTAGGCACATAACTTCGTTAAACGCTAACTATAGTTCCGTACGCGTTTTACGTATAGATACGACTACCAGAGGACTAAATGCGAGGATCTAAAGGTTATTACCGAGTAGTTTACGCTCGTACGGAATATTAAGGCTAAGTACGGTATTATAGATAacgatatttataacttCGACGAGATTaggtttataataagtattatctttataaatatagtagtTACGACTTCGGACGGCCTTAGTAAGGCGAAGCTGGTCTAGTTTAGTAATCGCGAATAGGTAACGGTAATTTAGGAAGTTAATGCCCTCGGTTAGGCTATCCCtccttttattattttagCTACGTAGTATTACCTTACTAACTAATATACCGAGTGTAATCTACCGTCCACTTAGCGTATCGTAATTACCGATAATAGTTAAACTACTAATCCGGTAAGCCTAAATTAAATTAAGCATTTCGATTACTATATAGCGCTCTGGATAAAGGATAAATATTAGTTATTAATCCTCAACGGCCACGAGAGCTACTATTCGACCGAATTCGAACGCTACTGCcagtaaaataatattattacgcTCTATATACCTCCACATTC from Podospora pseudopauciseta strain CBS 411.78 chromosome 3, whole genome shotgun sequence encodes the following:
- a CDS encoding hypothetical protein (EggNog:ENOG503P0IA; COG:U), with the protein product MASSLLWLMFYLISQLHLVLGQTNASNVFIPEANTIISINLPDDGSNDINFYVSSPDWYQYSAIGFGSSMANSVILVMYPSADRKSVTVSPRFTK
- a CDS encoding hypothetical protein (EggNog:ENOG503PD0J; COG:G), with protein sequence MPPIPNVHVVYDNRRVHRIDDRGNEAWSYKHARKRKTIKVSEQNPEIIRHIKDRLYKTAHKNKGFLGSQDRGMRFVTRAQFDNIITPEAVLQVVAKLACYQGLTARDHMQIAQDIYWGTEDGRRSPCRRLLASLIGTGNSEALGSIKTLIDEGLSDTCLPLLVKEVMEEDTLICAHHEHQHASINDMDLESRETFTALCRSFSVPFIKWKDGGKHCHYVLKSGGPLPMRGPLPMEKNDKMNEEGDFGEVFKVEIDPGDRDFDPEKNTNFFALKKLKKHGDSNGTSRADEFDLEIRSLIFAESRALKVPGPDDNGQTKRHLIQPLATFEVYDSTDPEPTFYFLFPLADCNLKQFWEKKRHDATREKHCGWMVEQFYLLAKALQCVHNERSLMFRSKRTDSNVFCRHGDIKPSNFLFFEDSQPGGLGRLVLGDFGMGRIHRKGSRSSQPAGERMATLSYQAPEFAKQDVVSLKTDIFSLGCVYLEHITWLLMGFEALDKFADARLETDPVYGFETDTFYNVSQSKDSVWLKEGVKRWIRDLKQHKDCVEVVYDLLEIIEHNMLEANHQNRINSVMLANNLEKVWIKWQRKDSLYGDRHWRESEIGSKAINRPNSSAKVLAISKELLWKQKANRASRRKIADNTTPNDHQNLPVKEITTVENPSGRFALERGKTFHWTMELELQSEDDSGSDRELSAERAEDIMTRVRALRRIKARERNDQVVNRFQKMDDISRSEGEPGSTGSR
- a CDS encoding hypothetical protein (EggNog:ENOG503P168), producing the protein MEAAWQRLQESAPSHAHRHPLLMLGIVAKLERERLVNLAEKLADQFTLSSDFLTEDDSSSEGGQGSIKHAKMQEYLGICLMSRNLVDHIRSTKRQLLKVLIELDQLEEYWLSKSYEDVFCQRKSQHKKVEEGAREAAESEGESKALLNEGPELGDNETSSKVLLEQERKSFIRTSNKMRQRVRDILDEYDDKVDECKTMTQNLSLAMQAAWNQTARQDAAVNARIAQLNTTIALETKSESAMMRSIALLTMIFLPLSCVASVFSTTLFNWSPGEGEPVVSKYIWFLAVIAIVLTLAVVCIWYLSTDREKKRDRERVKSWEIPLPGEMV
- a CDS encoding hypothetical protein (EggNog:ENOG503Q0QB; COG:G) codes for the protein MKLTQLVVSWTVLVGSALAQNPDPLTFTQINRVCENDRLLRAVRFREAVNQDWLDAVRYCSSLVYARTRTSTITLSFDLASFGVQRETISTTETTTLPDVRVTSTTSTTTTSSTTTTSTSATSTLVCGGVHVVAAGDTCYSIYSAYGLTFSQLRDLNPGINRFCSNLVLGARLCVGVLLNGGNPSTTTTTTTTTSTSGTITSSPTFFVPKAKRSDAPEAEYCAEGEAPAVARPAVWEAEPVNRVNYACSCIMWRDVSVHPIQTVLISPTAFRVSVFNTADPTGTTTTRSISVITAYSTITVDVFTGTTATPSTSITTSTTTSTTSSVTFTTLPIVTAFRSFQCNVGDAFAQCCVAGGLLGGLIGLGCDGEFVLSHAPCPATQAVPLCCSELQPGDGGSTTGSDCYLPTPVINGRAALPTPW